A stretch of the Desulforamulus ferrireducens genome encodes the following:
- a CDS encoding Crp/Fnr family transcriptional regulator — protein sequence MEHINYEPLALEEYEKNLIREYGTVVHYPKGQIIFAAGDTADRIYLIEEGFVKIYRITPDGRRVTVGSMRSPGELMGLAETLYHGERTCFAGAINDVTMVVVRKNRFEELLEQHPSIAIKVAKTLGVRMREAEAIIHEMVCWQVPGRLAMLLLKMAERAGVETENGTKIDLRLTHEEIACMIGTSRQTVTSLLNTFKQENSIAVEGRELYILDTEKLTKWIV from the coding sequence ATGGAACATATTAATTACGAACCTTTGGCGTTGGAAGAGTATGAAAAAAACCTTATCCGGGAATATGGTACAGTGGTTCATTATCCCAAGGGCCAAATTATCTTTGCTGCCGGTGATACTGCAGACCGTATATACTTAATAGAAGAAGGTTTTGTTAAGATCTACCGCATTACGCCTGATGGTCGTAGGGTGACTGTGGGCAGTATGAGAAGTCCTGGAGAATTAATGGGATTGGCCGAGACACTATACCATGGCGAGAGAACCTGTTTTGCCGGAGCCATTAATGATGTTACTATGGTGGTAGTGAGAAAAAACCGCTTTGAAGAATTGCTTGAACAACACCCGTCCATTGCCATTAAGGTTGCTAAAACACTGGGAGTAAGAATGCGGGAAGCAGAGGCCATTATTCATGAGATGGTTTGCTGGCAAGTACCAGGACGTTTAGCCATGTTATTATTAAAAATGGCCGAACGGGCAGGGGTAGAAACCGAGAACGGCACTAAGATAGACCTACGATTAACCCATGAAGAGATTGCCTGTATGATTGGTACCTCCAGACAGACTGTAACCTCCCTGCTTAATACCTTTAAACAAGAGAATAGTATAGCAGTGGAAGGTAGGGAACTGTATATATTGGATACTGAAAAACTTACTAAATGGATAGTCTAG
- a CDS encoding zinc metalloprotease HtpX, whose amino-acid sequence MNNLKAILLMGVLSVILITIGGAVGGAKGATIFLLISLGMNLFSYFYSDKVAIKMTNSQPVSEQEAPELYAIIRKLAQRAGLPMPKVYITPSPQPNAFATGRNPQNSAVAVTEGLLHLCDRDELEGVLAHELAHIANRDILVSTIAAAFAGAITWIANIIQWGAIFGGMRGEDEEGGGIGALVLAFVAPLAATIVQLAISRSREYGADELGARIAGRPDGLANALLKLERAAQQIPMQVNPAASHMFITNPLSFQSVAKLFSTHPPIQERVMRLRQMRF is encoded by the coding sequence ATGAATAACTTAAAAGCAATTCTCCTGATGGGTGTTCTCAGTGTTATCCTTATTACCATAGGAGGTGCTGTGGGAGGAGCCAAAGGGGCTACCATCTTCTTGCTAATTTCCTTGGGTATGAATCTGTTTAGCTATTTCTACAGTGATAAAGTGGCCATTAAGATGACTAATTCCCAACCGGTGTCCGAGCAAGAAGCACCGGAGTTGTATGCCATCATTAGAAAACTGGCCCAAAGGGCCGGGCTTCCTATGCCTAAGGTGTATATTACTCCCTCCCCTCAACCCAATGCCTTTGCCACTGGGCGTAATCCACAGAACTCTGCTGTGGCGGTAACCGAAGGGCTTTTGCATTTGTGTGACAGGGATGAATTGGAGGGTGTGTTGGCCCACGAATTAGCTCATATTGCTAACAGAGATATTCTGGTCAGCACCATTGCCGCTGCCTTTGCCGGGGCAATTACCTGGATTGCCAATATCATTCAATGGGGGGCCATTTTTGGTGGCATGCGAGGAGAGGATGAAGAAGGCGGTGGCATTGGGGCTCTGGTGCTTGCCTTTGTGGCACCTCTGGCAGCAACCATCGTGCAATTAGCCATTTCCCGTTCCCGGGAGTATGGTGCGGATGAATTAGGGGCCAGGATTGCCGGACGGCCCGACGGACTGGCCAATGCACTGTTAAAGCTAGAAAGGGCAGCCCAGCAAATTCCCATGCAGGTTAACCCGGCTGCTTCCCATATGTTTATTACCAATCCGCTCTCCTTCCAGTCGGTAGCAAAACTGTTTAGTACCCACCCGCCTATTCAGGAACGTGTAATGCGCCTGCGTCAAATGAGATTTTAA
- a CDS encoding DUF1847 domain-containing protein produces the protein MKCASCKLQPKNKCDKEGFDCTGGKFSLDEYHEECNKDYHRLSGHFQAEHGNNLTRLDEVIMLAKRMGYERIGLAFCVGLSEEAAVLEEILSKHFKVYSACCKVGGLRKEDYGVPKVKEDKIEILCDPILQAKVLNEKATDLNLEIGLCVGHDMLFKKYSQAPVSTFAVKDRVLGHNPLAVVYSSYLRKKFKNKKYE, from the coding sequence ATGAAGTGCGCATCCTGTAAGCTTCAACCGAAAAATAAATGTGATAAAGAGGGTTTTGATTGCACAGGCGGCAAGTTCTCTCTTGACGAATATCATGAAGAGTGTAACAAAGATTACCATCGTCTAAGTGGTCATTTTCAAGCAGAACATGGTAACAACTTAACCCGCCTGGATGAAGTTATCATGCTGGCCAAGAGAATGGGTTATGAGCGGATTGGTTTGGCTTTCTGTGTGGGTTTATCCGAAGAAGCAGCGGTCCTCGAAGAAATCTTATCTAAACACTTTAAAGTCTATTCAGCCTGTTGCAAAGTTGGAGGCTTAAGGAAAGAAGATTATGGTGTACCTAAGGTTAAAGAGGATAAAATAGAGATTCTCTGTGATCCCATATTACAAGCCAAGGTACTAAATGAAAAAGCAACGGACCTTAATCTGGAAATAGGACTTTGCGTGGGTCATGATATGCTCTTCAAGAAATATTCCCAGGCACCGGTCAGCACTTTCGCTGTTAAGGATCGGGTATTGGGACACAATCCTCTGGCTGTTGTTTACTCCAGTTATCTCCGTAAGAAGTTCAAAAATAAGAAATATGAATAA
- a CDS encoding 4Fe-4S binding protein, whose amino-acid sequence MVSRWIVQLFSALGFNSYWPGFLNGSIYRGPLKAVCVPSLNCYSCPGAIGSCPIGSLQAIGGSISYQFSFYVVGLLILFGVTLGRFFCGWLCPFGFIQDLIYRLPLPKIRLSQWVTKVKYFILLGVFILPLLPTATGIGIPYFCQYLCPAGTLEAAIPLYLSYPPIRSAAGVLFWWRIFWLALILLLAAMFYRGFCRTLCPLGAFYSFFNGFSLWQIHYAPAKCTNCGRCSAICPLELKVTANPNHKECIRCLKCTKACPTQALNFKYATQCQKEVYHIET is encoded by the coding sequence TTGGTTAGTAGATGGATTGTTCAATTATTTTCCGCCCTCGGTTTCAACAGTTATTGGCCGGGCTTTCTAAATGGCAGTATTTACCGAGGGCCTTTAAAGGCAGTCTGTGTACCATCCCTTAACTGTTATTCTTGTCCCGGTGCCATTGGTTCTTGCCCCATAGGCTCTCTGCAAGCTATCGGGGGAAGTATTTCCTATCAATTTTCTTTTTACGTCGTGGGTCTCCTGATATTGTTTGGGGTTACCCTGGGGAGATTTTTTTGTGGCTGGCTGTGTCCCTTTGGCTTCATCCAAGACCTTATTTACCGCTTACCACTACCAAAAATTAGATTATCCCAATGGGTTACCAAGGTAAAATACTTTATCTTATTGGGTGTTTTTATTTTGCCTTTGTTGCCCACCGCAACGGGTATTGGCATTCCTTATTTTTGCCAGTATCTCTGCCCCGCAGGCACCCTGGAGGCGGCCATTCCCTTGTATCTATCCTACCCACCCATTCGCAGTGCCGCAGGTGTTTTGTTTTGGTGGCGAATTTTCTGGTTAGCTTTAATTTTGCTGCTGGCAGCTATGTTTTATCGTGGTTTTTGTCGTACCCTTTGTCCCTTAGGTGCCTTTTACTCTTTCTTCAATGGTTTTAGCCTTTGGCAGATACATTACGCACCTGCCAAATGTACCAATTGTGGCCGCTGCTCAGCAATTTGTCCTTTGGAATTAAAGGTTACCGCCAACCCTAACCATAAAGAGTGCATTCGCTGTCTTAAATGCACCAAAGCCTGTCCTACTCAAGCCCTTAATTTTAAATACGCCACCCAGTGCCAGAAGGAGGTCTATCATATTGAAACGTAA
- a CDS encoding TlpA family protein disulfide reductase, whose amino-acid sequence MPALEGLNKQYATKQVAVVGILLDPNREKGALQVIEETGTTFPHLKDDRRFAEHIFGVPQTLIVDKQGQILDIIVGARSLEEFSALADKHL is encoded by the coding sequence ATGCCAGCCCTGGAAGGGCTGAATAAACAGTACGCAACCAAACAAGTGGCCGTGGTAGGAATACTACTTGACCCCAATAGGGAAAAAGGGGCTTTACAGGTGATCGAAGAAACCGGTACTACCTTCCCCCACCTCAAGGATGATAGACGATTTGCCGAGCATATTTTTGGTGTGCCCCAAACCCTCATCGTCGATAAGCAGGGACAAATTTTAGATATTATAGTCGGCGCTCGCTCTTTGGAAGAATTTAGTGCCTTGGCGGATAAACACCTATAA
- a CDS encoding CGGC domain-containing protein: MKRVAIFTCKKIRDISCVACLKCFKASEQKDGEFARHEGEVRIVAMTNCGDCPGLVMPRAQLLSEQADYLERDIDAVHIGTCMVKAVQTAGCPIDLDGIKKKLETKFKEVIIGTHNY; the protein is encoded by the coding sequence ATGAAAAGGGTTGCTATTTTTACCTGCAAGAAAATTAGAGACATTAGCTGTGTGGCTTGTCTGAAGTGCTTTAAAGCTTCTGAGCAAAAGGATGGAGAATTTGCCCGTCATGAGGGTGAAGTTAGAATTGTGGCCATGACTAATTGTGGCGATTGTCCCGGACTGGTCATGCCCCGGGCTCAACTGTTGTCAGAGCAGGCAGATTACCTGGAGCGTGACATTGATGCAGTACATATTGGTACCTGTATGGTCAAGGCAGTGCAAACAGCCGGCTGTCCCATTGATTTAGATGGCATTAAGAAAAAATTAGAAACCAAGTTTAAAGAGGTAATTATTGGTACACATAACTATTAA
- a CDS encoding uracil-xanthine permease family protein, whose protein sequence is MHKINFKYHLDDLPPVLELILLGLQWLAIIVPIIIIIGKVIVGLHDHSPSEQVLYLQKMFFVSAICLLLQLLWGHRLPLIIGPATVLLVGIAASLGSDINTIYSSVFWGGIILLGLGITGLFGKIKMLFTPQVVATILMLIAFTLAPMIMNLLFAFSQVTPLQNLCFAFILLLAMFVANKYLTGLWKTTLIIWSIIIGSSFYLLLFPQYSWLSFGRDISPVAGFFKNLNLTLSFDPGVLFSFIICYLALSINDLGSIQSIGALIKPANMEKRITRGIAFTGLGNMLSGLLGVIGPVNFSLSPGVIASTGVASRFTLIPTALGLLLLSFLPSIIAFMGSIPPVVVGSILIYIMCSQIASGLLVAFNKADGFKFENGVIMGLPLMLSIIISFLPQDIVNTFPVSLRPILGNGFVVGVLAVLILENIIYRYKDCPKQ, encoded by the coding sequence TTGCATAAGATTAATTTTAAATACCACTTAGATGATCTGCCACCTGTGTTAGAACTCATATTATTAGGTCTGCAATGGCTGGCAATTATTGTTCCCATCATTATTATCATTGGTAAAGTGATAGTGGGACTGCACGATCATAGCCCCTCAGAGCAAGTGCTCTACCTACAAAAGATGTTTTTTGTCTCAGCCATTTGCCTGTTGCTACAACTACTTTGGGGCCACAGGCTACCATTAATAATAGGTCCTGCCACAGTTCTTCTTGTTGGTATAGCAGCCAGTCTGGGCAGCGATATAAATACCATCTATTCCTCTGTTTTTTGGGGCGGCATCATCCTTCTGGGATTGGGCATTACCGGATTGTTTGGAAAGATCAAGATGCTGTTTACACCACAAGTGGTAGCAACAATTCTTATGTTAATAGCCTTCACCCTGGCCCCAATGATTATGAATTTACTATTTGCTTTTAGCCAGGTCACCCCATTGCAAAATCTCTGCTTTGCGTTTATTTTACTTCTGGCTATGTTTGTGGCCAACAAATATTTAACCGGTCTCTGGAAGACCACTTTAATTATTTGGTCTATCATTATTGGTAGCTCTTTTTACCTGCTGCTTTTCCCTCAGTATAGCTGGCTGAGTTTTGGGCGGGACATTAGCCCAGTGGCAGGCTTTTTTAAGAATTTAAACCTTACCCTATCCTTTGACCCCGGTGTCCTATTTTCCTTCATTATATGTTACTTAGCTCTGTCCATTAATGACCTTGGTTCTATTCAGTCCATTGGTGCATTAATTAAGCCCGCTAATATGGAAAAACGCATTACCAGAGGTATAGCCTTTACCGGTTTAGGCAACATGCTGTCCGGTCTGCTGGGTGTTATCGGCCCGGTTAATTTCTCTTTAAGCCCCGGGGTAATCGCTTCCACTGGCGTTGCTTCAAGATTTACCCTCATTCCCACGGCTTTAGGATTATTGTTGCTTTCCTTTCTACCATCAATAATTGCATTTATGGGTAGTATTCCCCCTGTGGTGGTAGGGAGCATTTTAATTTATATTATGTGTTCACAAATTGCTTCAGGTTTATTAGTAGCCTTTAATAAAGCTGACGGTTTTAAGTTTGAAAACGGTGTAATTATGGGCCTACCCCTGATGCTTAGTATTATTATTTCCTTCCTGCCACAGGATATCGTAAACACCTTTCCTGTGTCGTTAAGACCTATTTTAGGAAATGGTTTTGTTGTAGGAGTACTGGCAGTATTAATCTTAGAAAACATTATCTATCGATATAAGGATTGCCCTAAACAATAA
- a CDS encoding sulfite exporter TauE/SafE family protein has product MHFPLAGVDASPIALILWGIFVGYVFTTVGAAGGILAGVGHMSIFGLKNANMVKPMNQVLTLVSPIVGTPLYLREKRIVVPTAVALGLGGIIGALIGSYFSADFLKEMKHFQPYFGFFTLGIALRLFYECSQKFIDSQKKVKEANKAFAEKVKELKAAGKINEIKEIGVNFQQVGIQNTFTFAGQEFKYNALVPFFAGIIVAIISASLGVGGGFLLVPFMTSVMGFPMYIVAGTSVLSILVSSLTSIANYLSMGSQIDLAFLSFELIGVAIGTVAAAQLSKFINARKLKFLLAFILLYVGLKYLLVAFGIKI; this is encoded by the coding sequence ATGCATTTTCCATTGGCAGGTGTTGATGCTAGTCCTATAGCCCTAATTTTATGGGGGATTTTCGTAGGGTATGTTTTTACCACGGTAGGTGCCGCCGGCGGTATTCTGGCCGGTGTTGGTCATATGAGTATCTTTGGTCTGAAAAACGCTAACATGGTAAAACCCATGAACCAGGTATTAACACTGGTTAGCCCCATCGTTGGTACTCCTCTCTACCTTCGTGAAAAGCGTATCGTTGTACCTACTGCGGTTGCTCTCGGTCTTGGTGGTATCATTGGTGCCTTGATTGGTTCTTACTTCTCTGCTGACTTCCTCAAAGAAATGAAGCACTTCCAGCCTTACTTTGGTTTCTTTACCCTGGGTATTGCCCTGCGTCTATTCTACGAATGCAGCCAAAAGTTTATTGACAGTCAAAAGAAAGTAAAAGAAGCTAACAAAGCCTTTGCTGAAAAGGTGAAAGAACTTAAAGCTGCCGGCAAAATAAATGAAATTAAAGAAATCGGCGTTAATTTCCAACAAGTTGGTATTCAGAACACCTTTACCTTTGCGGGCCAAGAATTTAAGTACAATGCACTGGTTCCCTTCTTTGCTGGTATTATTGTAGCCATTATCTCTGCCTCCCTTGGTGTTGGCGGTGGCTTCCTGTTAGTACCCTTTATGACCAGTGTGATGGGTTTCCCCATGTATATCGTAGCAGGTACCTCCGTATTATCCATCCTGGTGTCCTCTTTAACCAGTATTGCCAACTACCTGTCCATGGGCAGTCAAATTGACTTAGCTTTCCTTAGCTTTGAGTTAATAGGTGTTGCCATTGGTACTGTTGCAGCTGCTCAACTATCCAAGTTTATCAATGCTCGTAAACTAAAGTTCCTCTTGGCTTTCATCCTCCTCTATGTAGGTCTCAAGTACTTACTGGTTGCTTTCGGAATTAAGATCTGA
- a CDS encoding DEAD/DEAH box helicase, whose translation MSSFYELGLSPKVTEAVLNMGFEEATPIQEKTIPIALAGKDLIGQAHTGTGKTAAFGIPMVEKLSGELEQLQGLVITPTRELAVQVAEELNKIGQAKGIRTLPVYGGQDIVRQIRALKKKPHIIVGTPGRLMDHMRRKTIRLDDIKIVVLDEADEMLNMGFVEDIEFILGETPQERQTLLFSATLAKQIQDLAQRFMRSPEFVGIKAKGVTVPSIDQSYIEVQEKQKFEVLSTLLDIQSPELAIVFGRTKRRVDELSEALNKRGYSAEGIHGDLTQSKRESVLRQFKEGTIEVLVATDVAARGLDISGVTHVYNFDIPQDPESYVHRIGRTGRAGEKGEAITLVTPREINHLRLIERITKHKINRMPVPTIRDAIAGQQRATVEKLMRIVEEEGYKQYQGLAKDLLAETDSITLLAAALKLLTKEPDRTPVQLTEERPLRSKKASASNKNARNKRALPGTKKRFTGVRGKN comes from the coding sequence ATGTCAAGTTTCTATGAACTGGGATTAAGTCCCAAGGTGACAGAAGCGGTACTAAATATGGGTTTTGAAGAGGCTACACCTATTCAAGAAAAAACTATTCCCATAGCCTTGGCAGGAAAAGATCTTATTGGCCAAGCCCACACCGGTACTGGTAAAACTGCCGCCTTTGGTATACCTATGGTGGAGAAATTATCAGGAGAATTGGAGCAGCTTCAGGGGTTGGTAATTACCCCCACCAGAGAATTGGCTGTGCAGGTGGCTGAGGAATTAAATAAAATAGGTCAAGCTAAAGGTATAAGAACCTTGCCGGTGTATGGTGGGCAGGATATTGTTCGTCAGATTAGGGCTCTTAAGAAGAAACCTCATATTATTGTTGGTACTCCCGGACGTCTCATGGATCATATGAGGAGGAAAACAATTCGCCTGGATGATATTAAAATAGTTGTGCTGGATGAAGCAGATGAAATGCTTAATATGGGTTTTGTGGAGGATATAGAATTTATCCTGGGAGAAACTCCTCAGGAGCGACAAACCCTTCTTTTTTCAGCTACCCTGGCCAAACAGATCCAGGATCTGGCCCAGCGTTTTATGCGTAGCCCCGAGTTTGTGGGTATCAAAGCCAAAGGGGTTACGGTTCCCAGCATAGATCAAAGCTATATTGAAGTACAAGAAAAGCAGAAATTTGAGGTTTTATCAACACTCCTGGATATCCAATCCCCGGAGTTGGCCATTGTTTTTGGCCGAACCAAGCGTCGTGTGGATGAACTCTCTGAAGCATTAAATAAGCGCGGTTATTCAGCAGAAGGAATCCATGGTGACCTCACCCAGTCAAAAAGGGAAAGTGTGCTGCGTCAGTTTAAGGAGGGAACCATTGAGGTACTGGTGGCCACGGATGTGGCAGCTAGGGGATTAGATATCAGTGGGGTAACCCATGTTTATAATTTTGATATTCCTCAAGATCCGGAAAGCTATGTGCACCGGATTGGTAGGACCGGTCGTGCGGGTGAAAAGGGAGAGGCTATTACTCTGGTTACACCACGGGAAATAAATCACTTGCGGTTAATTGAAAGGATCACGAAACATAAAATCAACCGCATGCCGGTTCCCACCATTAGAGACGCCATTGCTGGGCAGCAACGTGCCACGGTGGAAAAGCTAATGCGGATAGTGGAGGAAGAAGGGTATAAACAATACCAGGGGTTAGCAAAGGATTTGTTAGCCGAAACAGATTCCATCACCCTGCTGGCAGCAGCATTAAAGCTACTCACGAAAGAACCCGATAGAACTCCTGTACAGCTGACAGAGGAAAGACCCTTGAGGAGCAAAAAGGCTTCAGCCTCTAATAAAAACGCCAGGAATAAACGGGCTCTCCCAGGTACAAAAAAGAGGTTTACTGGGGTGAGAGGGAAAAATTAG
- a CDS encoding DUF503 domain-containing protein, whose product MIVGLMTVELHIGGATTLKEKRRVLKSIIDRVRSRYNVSIAEVDHQDLWQRATLGVAVVSNETGHVSQMLDTVIRTIEGNGGADLVSYHTEIL is encoded by the coding sequence TTGATCGTAGGTTTAATGACTGTGGAGTTACATATAGGAGGGGCTACCACTCTTAAAGAAAAAAGAAGGGTGCTAAAAAGTATTATTGATCGTGTGAGAAGCAGATATAATGTCTCCATTGCCGAGGTGGATCACCAAGATCTTTGGCAACGTGCAACTTTAGGAGTGGCGGTGGTGAGCAATGAAACCGGCCATGTCAGCCAAATGCTGGATACCGTTATACGTACCATTGAGGGCAACGGGGGAGCAGATCTTGTTTCCTACCATACGGAAATTTTATAA
- a CDS encoding DAK2 domain-containing protein, translated as MSLYSFDGQGLKKMLLGSTNLLAQHKSEIDALNVFPVPDGDTGNNMYLTILAAAKEVQKMETTHIGEVAEAAAEACLMGARGNSGVILSQLVRGFAKALAGKERANALEVVQALEEGAKLAYQAVMNPVEGTMLTVMRRSAEAARTAVIRNYDLLRVMIITLREARIALSETPELLPVLKEAGVVDAGGRGYVIILEGILNALKRAEEFSLLMDFTARQESKFSQRLPKELDTEIHFTYCTEFIIKGEQIPLETLRHELAPYGDCLMVVGTGQVAKVHIHSNHPGMVLENCLNYGSLHQVAIHNMKEQSQQQKKEVTVEKEVGIVTVGTGEGIIDIMNSLGADSVVVGGQTMNPSTEEVMRAIQSVPARGVLVLPNNKNIILAAEQAASLINNKEVRVIPTRTIPQGIAALLAQLPESSLDDNFQAMQEAASQVLTGEVTRAVRDTTHNNLKINQGDIIGIAEGSIVAVGQELADVVKELLTHMLQEEHSLVTLYYGADVGEQGEAIVEKLQSDFPAVDFELHYGGQPLYHFILSVE; from the coding sequence GTGAGTTTATATTCATTTGATGGACAGGGTTTGAAAAAAATGCTACTGGGTAGTACCAATTTGTTAGCCCAGCATAAATCTGAAATTGATGCGCTGAACGTTTTTCCTGTACCAGATGGAGATACAGGAAATAATATGTATTTAACCATTTTAGCAGCGGCCAAGGAAGTACAGAAAATGGAGACTACCCACATAGGGGAGGTTGCCGAGGCGGCTGCTGAGGCTTGTCTTATGGGGGCCAGGGGTAATTCCGGGGTTATTCTTTCCCAATTGGTACGCGGTTTTGCCAAGGCCCTGGCCGGTAAAGAACGAGCCAATGCCCTGGAAGTTGTGCAAGCTTTAGAGGAAGGTGCCAAGCTTGCCTATCAAGCAGTGATGAATCCCGTAGAAGGGACCATGCTAACAGTAATGCGGCGCAGCGCAGAAGCCGCCAGAACTGCCGTCATTAGGAATTATGATTTACTAAGGGTGATGATTATTACCCTGCGGGAAGCCAGGATAGCCCTCAGTGAAACACCGGAACTCTTGCCGGTGCTGAAAGAGGCCGGGGTGGTTGATGCCGGTGGACGGGGCTATGTCATTATTTTAGAGGGCATTTTAAATGCCTTAAAGCGGGCGGAAGAATTTAGCTTGCTAATGGATTTTACCGCACGGCAGGAAAGCAAGTTTTCCCAAAGATTGCCCAAAGAACTGGATACAGAAATACATTTTACCTATTGTACCGAGTTTATAATCAAGGGGGAGCAAATACCACTGGAAACCCTGCGGCACGAACTGGCTCCCTATGGTGATTGCTTAATGGTGGTTGGCACAGGTCAGGTGGCCAAGGTCCATATTCACTCCAACCATCCGGGGATGGTCCTGGAGAATTGTTTAAACTATGGTTCCCTTCACCAAGTGGCCATTCACAATATGAAGGAACAAAGTCAGCAACAGAAAAAAGAAGTTACCGTGGAAAAAGAAGTAGGTATTGTCACGGTGGGAACCGGTGAGGGAATTATTGATATTATGAATAGCCTGGGGGCAGACAGCGTGGTTGTGGGTGGACAGACCATGAATCCCAGCACCGAGGAAGTTATGCGAGCCATTCAAAGTGTTCCTGCCCGTGGTGTACTGGTGCTGCCCAATAACAAAAATATTATCCTGGCAGCAGAGCAAGCAGCCAGTTTAATTAACAATAAAGAAGTTAGAGTTATACCTACCCGGACAATTCCCCAAGGAATTGCTGCCTTACTGGCGCAATTACCCGAGTCCAGCCTGGACGATAATTTCCAGGCCATGCAGGAGGCAGCTAGCCAGGTATTAACCGGTGAGGTTACCAGAGCTGTGCGGGATACCACCCATAACAATCTCAAGATTAACCAGGGGGATATTATCGGTATAGCCGAAGGCTCCATTGTGGCAGTAGGGCAGGAATTGGCAGATGTTGTCAAGGAACTGCTTACTCACATGCTGCAGGAAGAACATTCCCTAGTTACCCTATATTATGGAGCGGATGTGGGAGAGCAAGGAGAAGCGATTGTAGAAAAATTACAGTCTGATTTTCCCGCTGTCGACTTTGAATTACACTACGGTGGTCAACCCTTATATCATTTTATTCTCTCTGTGGAGTAG
- a CDS encoding DegV family protein — MMPPVKIVTDSTADLPEELYQRFGISRVPLKVLIESQIYRDGIDITPDEFYTQLRQGKLASTSQPAPGEFASMFEELTKDGSSALCLTLSSQFSGTCQSARLAANMIKEKARVDVIDTRSATWGVGLMAIAACRALSQGKNHDEVKELVDSLILKMRISFLVDSLDYLERGGRIGKAQAFLGSLLSVKPLLSVKDGIVCPTQKVRGKNKGLERLVEIVEQEVGEAPIICAILAGADPEARDILHQKAKERLNCQEIWLGDVGPVIGSHVGPGACGIIYYSL; from the coding sequence ATGATGCCGCCGGTAAAAATAGTTACAGACAGTACAGCAGATTTACCGGAAGAGTTATATCAAAGATTTGGCATTAGTAGAGTTCCCTTAAAGGTATTAATTGAGTCACAGATTTACCGGGATGGTATCGATATAACACCGGATGAGTTTTATACACAGCTTAGGCAGGGCAAGCTGGCCAGTACATCCCAACCAGCTCCGGGAGAGTTTGCCAGCATGTTTGAAGAATTAACTAAGGATGGTTCCAGTGCCCTTTGTCTTACCCTGTCCAGTCAATTTAGCGGTACTTGTCAATCAGCCAGGCTGGCAGCCAATATGATTAAAGAAAAGGCACGGGTGGACGTTATTGATACCCGCTCTGCCACCTGGGGTGTTGGCTTAATGGCTATTGCTGCTTGTCGAGCCTTGTCCCAGGGAAAAAATCACGATGAGGTTAAGGAACTGGTCGACAGCCTTATTCTCAAAATGCGGATTTCTTTTTTAGTTGACTCGTTGGATTACTTGGAACGGGGTGGCCGCATCGGCAAGGCCCAGGCTTTTCTGGGTTCTCTACTTAGCGTAAAGCCTCTTCTGTCAGTCAAAGACGGTATAGTTTGTCCTACCCAAAAGGTTAGGGGCAAGAACAAGGGCTTGGAACGCCTGGTAGAAATTGTCGAGCAGGAGGTAGGAGAGGCACCCATCATTTGCGCCATACTGGCTGGTGCAGATCCAGAGGCCAGGGATATTTTGCACCAAAAGGCCAAGGAACGGCTGAACTGCCAGGAAATATGGTTGGGTGATGTGGGTCCGGTAATCGGCAGCCATGTGGGTCCTGGTGCTTGTGGCATTATTTATTATTCTTTATAA
- a CDS encoding CD1871A family CXXC motif-containing protein has protein sequence MKQVNKTKLLFFTGLLFLAVGIWRGEASEVLQKAIQICLECIGIG, from the coding sequence ATGAAACAGGTTAATAAAACAAAATTATTGTTTTTTACCGGGCTTCTCTTTTTAGCTGTGGGTATTTGGCGCGGTGAAGCCAGCGAGGTTTTGCAAAAAGCCATCCAAATTTGCTTGGAGTGCATCGGCATTGGTTAG